CGGAGACACCGTCCTTCGTGATCTTGGGTCCACCGAAGCTCTGGCCTGTGGTTGAGTCAGCGACTGCAACATTGTCAAGGCAAATGACACCCACCGATGATTACGGTCCTGCCCTTGGGACCGAGGGTGGCAGAGACGGCCTTTGCGAGGATGTCTACACCCTTGAGCATGCCCTGTCTGGCGTCGTTGCCGAAGACGACGTCCTTGGAGGCGAAGGTCCTCTTCTGGACAGCAGCATTCTGGATGAGCCTTGCGGGGCGGGGAAGAGCAGCGCGAGATCGGAGAGGATTCATTTTTCTTGCTTTGAATGTTATGAGCAAGTGCGAAATGAATTGGCGAGACGAAATTCCCCTAAAAAGTACTCGTTGGCACTTAACTATTCCGTAAATATCGTCGGAATAAATAATTAACATTTCCAGCACTTTCTCGACTCTGCGGGGTTTTTTTCTGGAACATGTATTTATTTCGCAACTCTGAACAACTCTCTGCGAACAAAAACATCCACAATGGTGAGAGCACAGCAGCATTCCACGACACACGCAGCCCACTGACATACCACTCAGGCAGCTACTTTCAAGAACATCAAGGCTCTCCAGCCCCTCCTCGACCGGGTCCTCGTCCAGCGATTCAAGCCCGAGACCGTACGTCTTCTCTGTCCTCATCACTAGGCGACGTGGACCTGGTCAGTTGCAGAGACGCTAATGCTTGTGACTAGAAAACTGCCTCTGgtatcttcctcccctcctctACCACCCAATCCCCTCTCCCTGAAGCCACCGTCATCGCTGTCGGTCCCGGTGCTCCCAACAAGGAGGGCGTCGTCACTCCCGTCTCTGTCAAGCCCGGAGACAGGGTTCTTTTGCCCGGATGGGGTGGTAGTCCTATCAAGGTTGGCGAGGAGGTGAGTCATGACTTCCAGTCGTGCGCGACTACATGCAGGAGTCATGTAATGTCGTATGCCGAAAGGATGCATTACTGACCGTATGTGTCTAGGAAttccacctcttcaagGACGCTGAGATTCTCGCCAAGATCAACGAGTAAACAGCACTATCCTAGTGTAATGGTACATGCAAGCATGTAAACCGTCTTGGGTTTTTGGATAATCTCGAAAGGGCGTGCCATCCAGACAGTGAGAGTACGAGATGAAAGTAGCACAGTCAGCAGTCAACATAATGCATCGTTCATACCCCACTCAGTGTTTTCGTATTGTGTTATGGTCACGCTGCGTTGCTGGAAGTGTCGGTTGCTGTTGGTATGATGTGAGGCATGGTTCAATAGAAAGGCAAGATTGCCTGTTGTGCAGCGGAAGGATGTTTATTTGCGGATGACAGGGTGTAAAGGCGGGTATCGGGACGTTGCTCCTTTGAACGATACATATCCCCTTGTTCTCTCCTGTGGATGGGATGTCTCGATGTATAGAATATACACCTGGCATAAACGTAATAAATACATATTACAACAAACAATCTGCGGATGCTCTGCGCACCCTGAGCACGGGAGGATAAACAACAGGTGACGCGAATCGGGCTTTTGCGAAAGAAGGCAGTGTCCAGTCTGTTGTTATTGCAGTGTTATTATTGTTATTGTTTTCCGCCCGTCGTCTCTCCCATAACCACTTCGCAGCACATGCGCACCCCACAATGCAGTCCCAGCAACACACCCACAACAACAACGCACCACCCACCGCCCTACCACAGTCTCTGCACGTCGTCCACTCGCCAACCATCCCACCTCCAAATCGAAGCACAAGGAATTTAGAGCTGGCTCAAGACCCAAAAGTCCCATTAACAGCGCCGTTACCGTCGCGCACCGCTGAAGTGAGGCCTCCAAATCGAAGACGACCAAGTCCGCTTGTCTTTGGGAAGCCCAAAGAAGCTGATCCGGAAGAATCGCAAATACATCAGGAAAGACCTTTCACGGCTTCTCCGAGTGCAAGTGACGGTATGTACTGAAAAGCTCTTTGCCCTATAGCAGCAAGCTCACCATAACTCAGAGCATTCCTTGGACAATGAATTGCAAGGTTTATCCAAGCTACGCAAAGCAGTGCGACAAAACCTCTTGGCTCGACCGATGGACTCTCCATTAGACCTCTCCGATTCTGACTTGTCGGCCTTTAACACACCAGGACAGCAATCATTTCCtagctcctcctccacatcaGTGGAGAGTATACCCATCGAACAAGTCTTTGATCAGGTGGAGAGCGGAAGCGTGCTGTTGGTCGACACTCGGCCGATGGCTGCCTTTCTCAATTCCCATCTGCCAAACACTATCCCGCTCTCGATCCCTACTCTCTTATCAAAACGCTTCCAAAAATCACAATCTAAATCAAGCCATTCCGCTATATCATGGGGGACTCTCTCACCTTTCGTATCTCTACCCAGTGCCCGGGAAAGATGGGACTCAATAGATCAAGATAAAGTTGAGGTTGTCTTGATCTGTCACGGCGAAGAGGGCAGAGTCGTGGAGGGAATCTTGAAAAGCTTGATCGATGACAGAGTCAAAACGGTAAGAGGCGGATGGGCTGCGGTACTAAACCACGCCGGAGCTAGAAGAACGCTCGTTTCCGGCCAGACTCTTACCCGGCCCAATCTCGATGTCACAGCACCAGAAACAACTATCGGCAAACCACTTGCGCCTGGACCTGCATCTAATATGCTCCCTCCAAAATCAGCTCCGCCGTGTGAGATACCTCTACCACCtatctctccatccccatccctgTCCCCAACAAAATCTCTCAATCACCATCCTTCATTACCGTCACTTCGCCCACCGTTCGCAGGGCCTACTCGAGACCTTCCGTCACTTTCGCTTAATGCCGGTCAAGCGAGTCAGAGACGGACGCCAAAATTGAGTTTGAACCTCGACAGACCTCTGAAGAGCGCTACATTTGGTGCCTACCACGATATTCCACCCACGCCTCATGGGTCTTGTACGATAACCAGGCCACAAAGGTCTCCGGGCTTATCGTTAAACATCCCCCATACTCCATTTCAGTCTCGACAAGGTCATATTCAAAGCCGGACAATAGAAGATTCCAGACTCAACGAGTCCGGGTCAATACAAACCAGGGCACACGAACAGTCACGTCTcccgccttcctcatcaacgtTTGGCGACGCCAAGCAGATTGAGaatgagggagaggacatGGCGCCTAACCCCTATGATGGTCCCACGCCTCGTGCGCGGATACCACATGATCGCGATAAAAGTCAAGAGTACGGAGCACGATTctattcttctccaccttccatGGACAGCACCCTCCCCCCCACTTCCCCGCCTCCGACCCGCCCAGCTGTTGCGCCATTTAACCCATCCGtcatccttccatctttcctctACCTCGGTCCTGATATCCAATGCGAATCTGATGTTCAGTGTCTTCTCAAGTTAGGTGTGAAGCGGATATTGAATGTCGCGTTGGAGTGTGATGATAATCAGGGATTGAATTTGAAAGAGAGGTTCAAATATAGAAAAGTGGGTATGCGAGATATTGTGGAGGAGAGTGGGGTTGGGAAAGGCATGAGAGATGCTTGTGAATTTTTGGGTGAGTTCAACGGTACCctatcttttcctcaaccgaaaaaaaaaaatttGATCTGATGTGTATAAAATAGATGACGCCCGACTTCACTCTGCACCCACCTATGTCCATTGCCAAGCTGGCAAATCACGCTCCGTCACAATCATCCTCGCTTACCTTATCCATGCCAACGCATGGACTCTCAAAACATCCTATGCGTACGTCGCGGAACGGCGAAAAGGAATTAGCCCAAATATCGGCTTTGTCGCCGAGCTCATGcagtgggaagagaaagaattGGGGGTCAAGCAGAGCGGAGGTGTGCatggagatgggaatgggaggggtAAAGCTTCaggtggtgaaggcggCAATGGTGGCTCCTCCTCAAGACacatggaagatgaagaaggcgatgatgagggaagaggcaagACTCATCTTCGAGGTAGTTTACCGCCTACCTGGTCTAGCAGCGTGGATACTTATACCCGCCCAGCCAGGGTATCATCCCCAGTAAACGGGGACAATtgtggtgaagaagaggctggaagggaaggaagaattgCGGTGGGTGATGAAAGGGAAGTGAGGAAAAATGGTGTCTGGGTGCATCATCGGAGGTAAGCGTTTCATAATTCATTTGTTGTGGATGAAAAGCGGTTTGAGCTGATGGAAACAACAAGAGCACCTGTCGATCGGACCACGCTTCAACCCGGCCGACGAGTCTCCAAAGCCGGTCTTGAATCCCTTCGACCATTCATGATTACCTCTACCGATCCCTCTTCCCCGTCCGCCGTATCAGCGAATAGCGGCAGTATCGATAATGAACATCAAATCAATAATAGTAATGGTCCAGAGAGAAGACCGTCACCTAGGCCTAGCCCGGGGATGGGCAAGGAAGGGCATGCGATGACGCCTGCAGGGGATGGGCCTTTGAGGTGGATATAAATCTTTGATGATGTGGTAGAAGAGGGGCGAGACGGACAGAGAATGATGATCTTTTTGCGACGTTTTAACGACGAATGATTACGCTACTACTTACTACCTACTCATTTCATAATTTATGGGTTGCTCATGGACTGTATAATTTAATTTGTGTCATATATGTATTTGTACTTTGTTTCTTGCCAATCATCGTTTCTTTCAGACATATATTACTATGCACCTCCACTCGGCGCATGAGTGACGACAACTTCGGGTTTTTTTGGACAGCGAGCATTGATATCGATCGATCGCCGACAAACATGTGTTTAATAGATAACTGTTGGCCGAGGGCAACTTAGAACTTTGATGTACAGCCGATCGCGGCATAGACGGGGCGCAGCAAACTTCAATTATTTTATATCGGATGACAGAGTAGCCGCGAAAATCATCCGAATGCTTACACGTAAATCTAGGGTTGTTGCTTTGCTACAATTAATGGCAAGCTGGACAGATCGAATAGCCAAAAACAAACTCTATTGTCGTTGGCTTCTATAAAGGAAGTATTGACTTGAGCACGAGAAGCGAATGGAGGATCGATGACACCGTTTTGGCCTCGTTTTACATCCCGATCGTGTGGGTGCGGGCATATACGTAGgagagcaaggaagaagcggtTTTCCCCGCCGTGCTGTATgtgccttcttctttctcccgCTTCCGACTCGGACCCCGGGGTGCGGGACGGGCTCTGAATGACTTTAAGAGTCAAGAGAAGCCAAAATCCAGGAGCGTCAAGGTGCCTTGACGATCGCGACCTACATGTTTACATACCAAACCTCGGCGATTTGAATCGTCCGATGAATGTGTAGTACGTAGACCCGGTGCGGCCCCTGGTTCAGCATCTGCTATGACGATCGTAGCAACCGAGGCGGGCTGCATTGCAGCAGCAAGTGATAAATTTCCATCAAATCCCGGAAAGGATAGATCTTGTTCAAGATGAagcttcttcgccctccCCACGTCGTCAGTGGCCTCTTACTTCGTTCTGAGACGAAGTGATCTTCAAGGCCAACCTATCATCCTCCAGGCTGACTAGACTTAGGTTTATGGTCTCTGGAGCTTCTTAGTAAGACATCAATATCCCCCACGCTTCCCTGTCCCAAAGATAGCTTCGATCTAGGGGAACATCCAACTGTCTGTTGACATGCTCTTATGCAGCTAGCGATTAGATGCAGAAATGATGGTTCTTACCTACTGTCCTTTGATCACGCACATTCCAGATCGGACACGGACGATGAATGCTATGTTTCCCCACCATCTGCGCCATTACATCGCTGCAGCGACCTAGGATCCTGCTGTGGAAAGGGTGGTGGTCAAAATATGGTGAAGGTTGTATGTAAAATTCCCGCACCAGTGTTCTTTAAGCTGGATCTCCTCCACGACCAGTCGAAGGCAGAAGACCGGTCACATTCAAAACAGGGGAAGCTCTGCTGTTGTTCAGCAACAAGATTATCACAGCGAGCTCGGGTCCCTTCCCGTCTATACAAAAAGCTGCAGTCATAAGGGGCCCCCTCCTTTTTTTCGCACCCATTACCTACCTTGTATCTTTCTTGTCGCACGCACGTCCCTCTTGTAGTTCACGGCATCTATCTCCCTACTTCTTAGATCCACATCCCTATCTTATTTCAAGAAAAATTAAGGCTCAACAAAATCTAAATCCCGCACAGCTCAAAACAGTATTACAAAGCAGTCTTGTTTTCAGTGCGCACCCTATTAGTGAGCTCGCATGCAATGCAGTATTTACACATAATCGGTAGGAAGTTACTTATACTCGAATCATAGATTGACAGTTCACAATATTTATCTCAACAACGTGGCATCCATTGGGGTTCTTTTCATGGTCTCATAGTTAAGAAACGCATAAATAGGACATCAAGCGCTGGATGGCTCAACTATTATAATCAAGCAGAGTGCAGGGCTACTGGCAATAAATCCTGGTCTCGATACATATTGGACTTCCAAGGACGCGTgacgaaagaagaatacTGCGGCGCGCCGGCGGTCAACGAACAGCAATCACACGGGTACCGTCTTGGAACTTTATACCTACCAGTTTTTTCGTCTCTTACTTTTTATCAATACAAGCCCTACCAGGAAACGATCCGGAAATCATTCTCCTGTCGCCGTATCAACAGACCCAGACGATCGCCCAGAGGCTCTCCAGGTGGATCAAAACCTGATAGAGATATGACAAGAAGTCGTCGCAGTACAGGTGATACGTTGGAAGGCAGTGTGCTCGGGCGTGAAATGTACTCTAGATCACCACACAATGCTACAGACTTCCTGGTTGAACCTTCTTTGTCAGCACCTCGCTCTGCTGCTCAACCACCATTATCGTCTTCCGGTAGAGAGCTTGTTGATGGGGGGCCACCGAATTTACCATCCATAACTGACTGGAACTCGACGGAGACGCCTCGAAGTGGACCAATAAAACCCAcgctttcttctttggtgtCCAATTTCCGTTTTCTGTAAGTAAAGAATAATGGTCATGTGAGATTGCTAAGAACCACTTTTCTAACGTGAACATGGGGTCAGTCCACCACCTTTTCCCACCAgtgcttcttcatcaacccGTCCATTCACTGCTGGTCCATCACGGGCCAATCCTGGCTTCAGCAATGCACCCAGACACCCCCCTCCGCCTCGGGCTGTCACACAACCACAATTCCCGACTCAGAGATTAATCCCCCCAATAAGATCAAACAGTAAAAGCcagcctcaacctcctttGCCGAGCGCTGTAGCTTCCCCGAGTATGAGAACATTGACTCAACCGCTCTACCCTCCCTTTGCTCGAGGACCTTCCAAACCTGTTGTCCATCAATCCCAGGATTTGAGGTGCCCGGCACACATGCCTAATTCCGTTGCCCCTATCCATCCTGCTTATCACGACCCACCCGACAGGCAGGGGCAGGTACCTGTTGGCACACGATTCCATCTGCCACAGGtgcatcctcctccattttATTCGCACTCCTCACCGAAATCTTCCATCAATCCCCGGGAAGGGCTTAATCTCGAGCCTGTCGGCTCTAGTCGTCAGAGGAAGCGCCAGCTGATCTCTTGCTACCCTTGCCGGAAGCGTAAAATTCGCTGCGACGGCCGGCGACCGGTCTGTGAACAatgtgaaagaaggaaaatcGTCCATCAGTGTGGATATGCTGAAAGTATCAAAAGACGAAAGAGGATCAAGGAtagtgatgaggatgatagaGAGATgcgagaggaaggggatgaggatATTCGGCAATGACGGGGAGGGACAGACAAGTACAGGTGGCATACGATGAAGAGACTTTGTAAAGAAAATGTATTATGACGACCTCTGGATAATGAAACTTCTCATGGTTATCAAAGCAAGCAGATTGTTATATTACTTCTGCTATGTAATGCAAAAGGTGACAGATATGTAAATTGGCAACGAAATCGGttcaacaagaagaggccGACGAAATTGGGACGGAAGCTACAGGGTTTGACACTAATGCAACGAAAGTCAATATGGATACATATATAATATAGTAGAGACACGGCGCAAGTCTACTTTGCTTTGATTACACTGTCTCTGTTTACAATGATTACTCCTCTAGGTCTCTATGCATCCCACTTGCCCTCTGATTGTCGACCAAAATGCGCAGACGTATACTCTGCAAGTTCTCCAGCATGAAATGCGGCTGTGGATGGCATCGGCGCGTTATTGTGTGTGCGTATCCTTGACATTCGCATATTTGCGACACCTGCTGATGGCGTTAAAACCAGTTTATTATTCACTCTTAACATTTGCCACCTAGGACGTGTTTTCGTCCCCAGACTTTCTAGGCAAGGTCCAAATGTATAGCTGAGCACATTGGATGTAGATACTGTTGGTCTGTGCACATTCGTCACGCCTGCTGACATTGTGACAATCTAGCTTCCATTCAATTGCCACTATGCCCCAGTTAAGGGGGCCTCTTTTCGCATACTTACACAcgggggaaaggagggtCAGGAAAGTGTGGGGAATATACGTGGGAATTTGGATATAAGGACAATCAATTTCTAGATTTCCTCTCATCTGCTGATCTTGTATGGCAGCTTCTTGGCCATTCATCTATTCACCCCTGTTCGCCTGTACtatctcgtccttctcatAATTGCACTCAAAAGGACTTGAAGTACTCGTGCTGGAAGCCACCTCAAAGCCGTCCAAGGGGCTGCTGAGCAGGCTGCTAGAGCAGCCAGAGGATGTAGAAAACATCCGAGGACCCAAAAGAATAACTGCTTGACCCCTTGTTCCAGGAAGGATAAGCTGCAAAGCTGGCAGAAAGGAGCGAGAAACGTCGGATCACTGTAAGTCGTTAATACATCATGCATGCTTTAGAATTGGTAGAGCCAAATAGGGCAAGCCCTTCTACTTGTGTGCTGAATCTCATAGCTTTATCCTcatgggaagatgagaatgacaATGTTATGAGATGCATGTATTCATCTGCCCAGCGTGCATGTCCAAGATCACAGTATGTCCGAGAATTAAATGAAGTCGAGTATCATAACTCCTGGAACTCAAAGCTTGCAATATCCATAGCGAAGCAGCTTGCACCAGACCTTTCTTTTGGGTCAACCCCACCCTCCAAGTAAGATTGGTCCTGGTGGGTAACGAGATGTGGGAGAAATTGGAGGACAGATCCTCCAGGCCTCCTGATCCTTCAGCGCTGGCTGACATCACAAAAGAGGAAACGCTTGCGTTGTTCAAGGACCATAAAGAGGAGTTGAAACTGGAGCTGTAAGTCGATGTTGAATGTCTCTCCTGCCGGATCAGAGATAAACACTGAAAATCTACGAAAGGAAATCGAGAATGCTCCTTTTATACAGGAGACTCTAGTACGTATCTCCCATCTGACTGATAGCGATACCCAGCTTCTGATAACTGGCTTATAGGGGCCACAATTCACTGGCCATCTCCACGGCCGGCATTCGTTCTCGCGGCCAACTTTGTCCCCATACCTAGGGTACTCGATGACAGGGATGCCCCGGATGGCTTCGTGAGTCTGCTGTCATTGTGTCATACTGTAATACTGTAATACTGTCTAATACTGTCTGCGTTTACAATCTCCATGGACGTAGGGACT
This DNA window, taken from Cryptococcus deuterogattii R265 chromosome 3, complete sequence, encodes the following:
- a CDS encoding MAP kinase phosphatase, coding for MQSQQHTHNNNAPPTALPQSLHVVHSPTIPPPNRSTRNLELAQDPKVPLTAPLPSRTAEVRPPNRRRPSPLVFGKPKEADPEESQIHQERPFTASPSASDEHSLDNELQGLSKLRKAVRQNLLARPMDSPLDLSDSDLSAFNTPGQQSFPSSSSTSVESIPIEQVFDQVESGSVLLVDTRPMAAFLNSHLPNTIPLSIPTLLSKRFQKSQSKSSHSAISWGTLSPFVSLPSARERWDSIDQDKVEVVLICHGEEGRVVEGILKSLIDDRVKTVRGGWAAVLNHAGARRTLVSGQTLTRPNLDVTAPETTIGKPLAPGPASNMLPPKSAPPCEIPLPPISPSPSLSPTKSLNHHPSLPSLRPPFAGPTRDLPSLSLNAGQASQRRTPKLSLNLDRPLKSATFGAYHDIPPTPHGSCTITRPQRSPGLSLNIPHTPFQSRQGHIQSRTIEDSRLNESGSIQTRAHEQSRLPPSSSTFGDAKQIENEGEDMAPNPYDGPTPRARIPHDRDKSQEYGARFYSSPPSMDSTLPPTSPPPTRPAVAPFNPSVILPSFLYLGPDIQCESDVQCLLKLGVKRILNVALECDDNQGLNLKERFKYRKVGMRDIVEESGVGKGMRDACEFLDDARLHSAPTYVHCQAGKSRSVTIILAYLIHANAWTLKTSYAYVAERRKGISPNIGFVAELMQWEEKELGVKQSGGVHGDGNGRGKASGGEGGNGGSSSRHMEDEEGDDEGRGKTHLRGSLPPTWSSSVDTYTRPARVSSPVNGDNCGEEEAGREGRIAVGDEREVRKNGVWVHHRRAPVDRTTLQPGRRVSKAGLESLRPFMITSTDPSSPSAVSANSGSIDNEHQINNSNGPERRPSPRPSPGMGKEGHAMTPAGDGPLRWI
- a CDS encoding chaperonin GroES produces the protein MNWRDEIPLKSTPLSRLCGAATFKNIKALQPLLDRVLVQRFKPETKTASGIFLPSSTTQSPLPEATVIAVGPGAPNKEGVVTPVSVKPGDRVLLPGWGGSPIKVGEEEFHLFKDAEILAKINE